CGACGCGCTGATCGGACACGAGGTCGAGGTTCTGGTCGAGAGCAACGCGCGGCGCGATCCGTCCCAGCTCTACGGCAGGAGCGCGCAGTTCAAGACCGTGGTGTTCGGCGACGACGGCAGCGCGGTCGGATCGCTGAAGCGCGTGCGCATCCTGGGGGCCACCACGATGACTCTGATCGGCGAGTCGGTGTCGACGCCGCGGCGCGACCCCGAACTGGTGCAGCTGAGTTAGCGCGACTCGGCGGCCCGCAGCGCCGCTCCGATCGCGCCCGCCCGTTCGCCGAGCGCTGCGCGCGCCAGTCGCAACGGGGCGCGATGGCTCGGCAACGCGTAGCATTCGAACGCGGCCCCGAGCGGCGTCATCAACGCCTCGCCCGCTTCCGAGAGGCCGC
Above is a genomic segment from Candidatus Eisenbacteria bacterium containing:
- a CDS encoding ROK family protein, with product EDRGDRRERGADRLGATLATVTAILNPDVLLIGGGLSEAGEALMTPLGAAFECYALPSHRAPLRLARAALGERAGAIGAALRAAESR